A portion of the Chelonia mydas isolate rCheMyd1 chromosome 23, rCheMyd1.pri.v2, whole genome shotgun sequence genome contains these proteins:
- the SCAF1 gene encoding splicing factor, arginine/serine-rich 19 isoform X1, with translation MPGAVVPQFPSPPPGPADSISHRPPRRRSGRAGAGDGAERGPSLPAAMEEEENPPPLAPEDPVGGSEEQGRPSDSPPDREPCQPVPLCTGQVIMLKALQQVVSGSFQSERPGRASEKDAERKKMSRKKWCRSPRADGPGSGKGGTGDPMGTCDRSSTVPEALGLFSGLAGALQFLQRSCTASVQTRLLLGPPAICGDAEPDEVELVAEVRLGDVAAASGIFRRERAWRVHKSASLPGPLAPCWRGAGSLPAALAPPSGPLDLKWPHRTHGGAASLPGTGRTRRVPGRWAVALGTGTGVSNGQQRPQAPAGRDPEAQRSQPPPTSALEKADSSSSSSSSCSSSSSSSSSSQQAAPPGGGDSNPCPLRSPDLDIYDPFHPTDEDNPGGDFGYAASPGKQQDQKYDPFDPTGSNPSSSRSSPSPDEEEEEEEEEEEDDAAAAPRPDMSHSISRISETLAGIYDENSLSQDFPGSEKGREEAEPSEAPVAGGRRPEKELAAGADSTLPEEENASEQSDGAPEPPPEPRRRVFVVDLASKSRSEAEANPKLEGKVSLEVVTAGNPKAPARGEKGPKAGRHRGGRRPSLDWAGADSEIEEGEIVQPEDERYSPIRLFRSRCRPVEQRPLRVAEGDDFLSLHADSDEEGDFGESQPEPRWKAAADLRRKILTQRRERYRHDSPKHSGSSSGSRKKAKRSRERRPPKAKEPRAGPWPPKKKSKSRSKSKERRRSRSRRRGSRSRSRRRGSRSWSPSLSTSLSAMGSERRRRSRERRRGRRSRSGSRARHKEKHRDGGGGKKKKKQQRSRSREKRPPRDKEREVHVLEEPKAEERRRDARTVVPPSIQDLNDTDLFTIKRTITVSRQDGSPEPAKREVLYDSEGLSFEGCFSDREPAEGPRHSSSKGEGGLPRKERPEEEAKPPKEKERKRGYTEERPAPREKSKKRFKEAPGRSAPEVGKAEKEKSRPEREKPPRKAKAGHKDSGKAGGSGRKVKLQSKVAVLIREGVSSTTVSGKEGGSIGIKFSRDKESRSPFLKPEEKGPGADAKAEPAKEPGVKAKKVKGLKAKAGLKKAKGPGAKTKGPSEAKKKKKLKAKTGLKKSKADSCSQGAGSPPAPAPEPAEGACSPRSPPPKPPPAPAEQELTPDSQTVDSSCKTPDVSFLPEEVAAPVPGEQQRAPAGEAQADSLSEPKEEPARVPPPPPAPTAWNLQGGVDCTTSSVLALTALLFKMEEANLASRAKAHELIQATNQILSHTKPSTSLAGSQVPAPPPTHTAAPYLLHGSLPLVGCSSTPPTPTGLPGTLGPASSGPGSGTLFGTGSGSDLGKRDGSTSSDGRGDTDKYLKKLHTQERAVEEVKLAIKPYYQKKEITKEEYKDILRKAVHKICHSKSGEINPVKVNNLVRAYVQRYKYFRKHGRRMEEEPGGPKDLGALEKASLPMPPL, from the exons ATGCCGGGAGCCGTAGTTCcccagttcccctcccccccaccagggccGGCGGACTCCATCTCCCATCGGCCCCCGCGGCGCCGCAGCGGCCGAGCCGGAGCCGGAGACGGAGCCGAGCGGG GACCCTCTCTGCCCGCAGccatggaagaggaggagaatccaCCTCCCCTGGCACCGGAGGATCCAgtggggggcagtgaggagcAGGGGCGGCCAAGCGATTCCCCCCCGGACAGGGAGCCATGTCAGCCGGttcctctctgcactgggcaggTCATCATGCTG AAGGCCCTGCAGCAGGTGGTGAGCGGCAGCTTCCAGAGCGAGCGGCCAGGCCGGGCCAGCGAGAAAG ATGCGGAGAGGAAGAAGATGAGCCGGAAGAAATGGTGTCGGAGCCCCCGGGCGGATGGGCCTGGCAGTGGCAAGGGGGGCACCGGGGACCCTATGGGCACGTGTGACCGGAGCAGCACT GTCCCCGAGGCCCTGGGTCTGTTCTCTGGCCTGGCAGGGGCCCTGCAGTTCCTGCAGAGATCATGCACCGCCTCCGTGCAGACCCGGCTCCTCCTGGGGCCCCCGGCCATCTG CGGGGACGCAGAGCCGGACGAGGTGGAGCTGGTGGCCGAGGTACGGCTAGGGGATGTGGCCGCTGCGTCCGGCATCTTCAGGAGAGAACGGGCCTGGAGGGTGCACAAATCAG cctccttACCTGGCCCCTTGGCGCCATGCTGGAGAGGAGCCGGCAGCCTCCCtgccgccctggccccgccttcCGGCCCCCTGGACCTTAAGTGGCCACACAGGACTCATGGGGGCGCAGCCTCGCTCCCCGGCACGGGCAGGACTCGGCGCGTCCCCGGCCGCTGGGCTGTGGCCCTGGGCACTGGCACGGGAGTCTCCAATgggcagcagcggccccaggccccagcaggcAGGGACCCGGAGGCCCAGCGCTCCCAGCCGCCCCCCACCAGTGCCCTGGAGAAGGCCGATTCCAGCTCGTCGTcgtcctcctcctgctcctcctcctcgtcatcctcctcctcctcccagcaggCAGCGCCCCCTGGGGGCGGGGAcagcaacccctgccccctgcgCTCGCCAGACCTGGATATTTATGATCCCTTCCACCCAACGGACGAGGACAACCCCGGCGGGGACTTTGGCTATGCAGCCTCGCCCGGCAAGCAGCAGGACCAGAAATACGACCCCTTCGACCCCACTGGCTCCAACCCCAGCTCCTcccgcagcagcccctcccccgacgaggaggaggaagaggaagaggaggaagaagaggacgaCGCCGCGGCTGCCCCCCGGCCCGACATGTCCCACAGCATCAGCCGCATCTCGGAGACCCTGGCCGGCATCTACGATGAGAACAGCTTGAGCCAGGACTTCCCCggctcggagaaggggcgggaggAGGCGGAGCCCAGCGAGGCACCAGTGGCTGGTGGCCGGCGCCCCGAAAAGGAGCTGGCGGCCGGGGCCGACTCCACCCTGCCCGAGGAGGAGAACGCGTCGGAGCAATCGGATGGGGCCCCTGAGCCACCCCCGGAGCCACGGCGCCGTGTCTTCGTGGTGGACCTGGCCAGCAAGAGCCGCTCGGAGGCGGAGGCCAACCCCAAGCTGGAGGGGAAGGTGTCGCTGGAGGTGGTGACGGCTGGAAACCCCAAGGCACCAGCACGGGGGGAGAAGGGCCCTAAGGCGGGCCGGCACCGGGGCGGGCGGCGCCCCTCTCTGGACTGGGCCGGCGCCGACTCGGAGATCGAGGAAGGTGAGATCGTGCAGCCAGAGGATGAACGCTACAGCCCCATCCGGCTCTTCCGCAGCCGGTGCCGGCCAGTCGAGCAGCGCCCCCTGCGGGTGGCAGAGGGGGACGATTTCCTGTCTCTCCACGCCGACTCGGACGAGGAGGGAGACTTCGGCGAAAGCCAGCCCGAGCCCCGGTGGAAGGCGGCTGCTGACCTGCGGCGCAAGATCCTGACGCAACGCCGCGAGCGGTACCGCCATGACTCACCCAAGCACTCGGGCTCCAGCTCGGGCTCCCGCAAGAAGGCCAAGCGGTCCCGTGAGCGCCGGCCCCCCAAGGCCAAGGAGCCCCGCGCCGGACCCTGGCCCCCCAAAAAGAAATCCAAGTCGCGCTCAAAGTCCAAGGAACGCCGGCGGTCCCGGTCCCGCCGGCGCGGCTCCCGCTCCCGGTCCCGCCGGCGCGGCTCCCGCTCCTGGTCGCCCTCCCTCAGCACCAGCCTGTCGGCCATGGGATCGGAGCGGCGCCGGCGGTCACGGGAGAGGCGGCGGGGCCGGCGCTCGCGCTCAGGGAGCCGGGCGCGGCACAAGGAAAAGCACCGGGACGGTGGCGGtggcaagaagaagaagaagcagcagcgcTCCCGCTCCCGGGAGAAGCGGCCGCCCCGCGACAAGGAGCGCGAGGTGCACGTCCTGGAGGAGCCCAAGGCGGAGGAGCGCCGTCGGGACGCACGCACTGTCGTGCCGCCCTCCATCCAGGACCTCAACGACACCGACCTCTTCACCATCAAGAGGACCATCACAGTCAGCCGGCAGGATGGCTCCCCGGAGCCGGCCAAGCGGGAAGTGCTCTACGACTCGGAGGGGCTGAGCTTCGAGGGCTGCTTCTCAGATCGCGAGCCCGCCGAGGGGCCCCGGCATTCGAGCagcaagggggaaggggggctgcccCGCAAGGAGCGGCCGGAGGAGGAGGCCAAGCCGCCCAAGGAGAAGGAGCGGAAGCGGGGATACACGGAGGAGCGCCCCGCGCCCCGCGAGAAGTCCAAGAAGAGGTTCAAGGAGGCGCCGGGCCGGTCGGCACCCGAGGTGGGCAAGGCGGAGAAGGAGAAGTCGCGGCCGGAGCGGGAGAAGCCCCCCCGGAAAGCCAAGGCTGGGCACAAGGACAGTGGCAAGGCAGGCGGCTCGGGCCGCAAGGTCAAGCTGCAGTCCAAGGTGGCGGTCCTGATCCGCGAGGGCGTCAGCAGCACCACGGTCTCCGGCAAGGAAGGGGGCTCCATCGGCATCAAGTTCAGCCGGGACAAGGAGAGCCGCTCACCCTTCCTCAAGCCGGAGGAGAAGGGGCCTGGGGCCGACGCCAAGGCGGAGCCGGCCAAGGAACCGGGTGTGAAAGCCAAGAAGGTCAAGGGGCTGAAAGCCAAGGCTGGGCTGAAGAAGGCCAAGGGGCCGGGGGCCAAGACCAAGGGGCCCTCGGAggccaagaagaagaagaagctgaAAGCCAAGACGGGGCTGAAGAAGTCCAAGGCggacagctgcagccagggggcCGGGAGcccgcctgcccccgccccggagcCGGCGGAGGGCGCCTGCTCCCCACGCAGCCCCCCGCCCAAGCCGCCGCCCGCCCCGGCCGAGCAGGAACTGACCCCCGACTCGCAGACGGTGGACAGCAGCTGCAAGACGCCCGACGTCTCCTTCCTGCCCGAGGAGGTGGCCGCGCCCGTGCCCGGCGAGCAACAGAGGGCGCCGGCGGGCGAGGCCCAGGCCGACAGCCTCTCCGAGCCCAAGGAGGAGCCCGCTCGtgtcccgcccccgcccccggcccccacAGCCTGGAACTTGCAGGGGGGCGTGGACTGCACCACCAGCAGCGTCCTGGCAC TGACCGCCCTGCTCTTCAAGATGGAGGAAGCCAACCTGGCAAGCCGGGCCAAGGCCCATGAACTGATCCAGGCCACCAACCAG ATCCTGAGTCACACCAAACCCTCCACATCCTTAGCCGGCTCCCAGGTGCCTGCACCGCCTCCCACCCACACGGCCGCCCCCTACCTGCTGCACGGCTCCCtgcccctggtgggctgcagctccacacccccgacccccaccGGGCTGCCTGGCACCCTCGGCCCGGCCTCATCGGGCCCTGGCAGTGGGACGCTCTTTGGCACCGGCTCCGGCAGCGACCTGGGCAAGCGGGACGGGAGCACCAGCTCCGACGGGCGCGGGGACACTGATAAG tACCTGAAGAAGCTGCACACGCAGGAGCGGGCGGTGGAGGAGGTGAAGCTGGCCATCAAGCCCTACTACCAGAAGAAGGAGATCACCAAGGAGGAATACAAGGACATCCTGCGCAAGGCGGTGCACAAG ATCTGCCACAGCAAGAGTGGGGAAATCAACCCAGTGAAGGTGAACAACCTGGTACGGGCCTACGTTCAGCGTTACAAGTACTTCCGGAAACACGGCCGCCGcatggaggaggagccggggggccCCAAGGACCTGGGGGCGCTGGAGAAGGCCTCGCTCCCCATGCCCCCCCTCTGA
- the SCAF1 gene encoding splicing factor, arginine/serine-rich 19 isoform X2 produces MPGAVVPQFPSPPPGPADSISHRPPRRRSGRAGAGDGAERGPSLPAAMEEEENPPPLAPEDPVGGSEEQGRPSDSPPDREPCQPVPLCTGQVIMLALQQVVSGSFQSERPGRASEKDAERKKMSRKKWCRSPRADGPGSGKGGTGDPMGTCDRSSTVPEALGLFSGLAGALQFLQRSCTASVQTRLLLGPPAICGDAEPDEVELVAEVRLGDVAAASGIFRRERAWRVHKSASLPGPLAPCWRGAGSLPAALAPPSGPLDLKWPHRTHGGAASLPGTGRTRRVPGRWAVALGTGTGVSNGQQRPQAPAGRDPEAQRSQPPPTSALEKADSSSSSSSSCSSSSSSSSSSQQAAPPGGGDSNPCPLRSPDLDIYDPFHPTDEDNPGGDFGYAASPGKQQDQKYDPFDPTGSNPSSSRSSPSPDEEEEEEEEEEEDDAAAAPRPDMSHSISRISETLAGIYDENSLSQDFPGSEKGREEAEPSEAPVAGGRRPEKELAAGADSTLPEEENASEQSDGAPEPPPEPRRRVFVVDLASKSRSEAEANPKLEGKVSLEVVTAGNPKAPARGEKGPKAGRHRGGRRPSLDWAGADSEIEEGEIVQPEDERYSPIRLFRSRCRPVEQRPLRVAEGDDFLSLHADSDEEGDFGESQPEPRWKAAADLRRKILTQRRERYRHDSPKHSGSSSGSRKKAKRSRERRPPKAKEPRAGPWPPKKKSKSRSKSKERRRSRSRRRGSRSRSRRRGSRSWSPSLSTSLSAMGSERRRRSRERRRGRRSRSGSRARHKEKHRDGGGGKKKKKQQRSRSREKRPPRDKEREVHVLEEPKAEERRRDARTVVPPSIQDLNDTDLFTIKRTITVSRQDGSPEPAKREVLYDSEGLSFEGCFSDREPAEGPRHSSSKGEGGLPRKERPEEEAKPPKEKERKRGYTEERPAPREKSKKRFKEAPGRSAPEVGKAEKEKSRPEREKPPRKAKAGHKDSGKAGGSGRKVKLQSKVAVLIREGVSSTTVSGKEGGSIGIKFSRDKESRSPFLKPEEKGPGADAKAEPAKEPGVKAKKVKGLKAKAGLKKAKGPGAKTKGPSEAKKKKKLKAKTGLKKSKADSCSQGAGSPPAPAPEPAEGACSPRSPPPKPPPAPAEQELTPDSQTVDSSCKTPDVSFLPEEVAAPVPGEQQRAPAGEAQADSLSEPKEEPARVPPPPPAPTAWNLQGGVDCTTSSVLALTALLFKMEEANLASRAKAHELIQATNQILSHTKPSTSLAGSQVPAPPPTHTAAPYLLHGSLPLVGCSSTPPTPTGLPGTLGPASSGPGSGTLFGTGSGSDLGKRDGSTSSDGRGDTDKYLKKLHTQERAVEEVKLAIKPYYQKKEITKEEYKDILRKAVHKICHSKSGEINPVKVNNLVRAYVQRYKYFRKHGRRMEEEPGGPKDLGALEKASLPMPPL; encoded by the exons ATGCCGGGAGCCGTAGTTCcccagttcccctcccccccaccagggccGGCGGACTCCATCTCCCATCGGCCCCCGCGGCGCCGCAGCGGCCGAGCCGGAGCCGGAGACGGAGCCGAGCGGG GACCCTCTCTGCCCGCAGccatggaagaggaggagaatccaCCTCCCCTGGCACCGGAGGATCCAgtggggggcagtgaggagcAGGGGCGGCCAAGCGATTCCCCCCCGGACAGGGAGCCATGTCAGCCGGttcctctctgcactgggcaggTCATCATGCTG GCCCTGCAGCAGGTGGTGAGCGGCAGCTTCCAGAGCGAGCGGCCAGGCCGGGCCAGCGAGAAAG ATGCGGAGAGGAAGAAGATGAGCCGGAAGAAATGGTGTCGGAGCCCCCGGGCGGATGGGCCTGGCAGTGGCAAGGGGGGCACCGGGGACCCTATGGGCACGTGTGACCGGAGCAGCACT GTCCCCGAGGCCCTGGGTCTGTTCTCTGGCCTGGCAGGGGCCCTGCAGTTCCTGCAGAGATCATGCACCGCCTCCGTGCAGACCCGGCTCCTCCTGGGGCCCCCGGCCATCTG CGGGGACGCAGAGCCGGACGAGGTGGAGCTGGTGGCCGAGGTACGGCTAGGGGATGTGGCCGCTGCGTCCGGCATCTTCAGGAGAGAACGGGCCTGGAGGGTGCACAAATCAG cctccttACCTGGCCCCTTGGCGCCATGCTGGAGAGGAGCCGGCAGCCTCCCtgccgccctggccccgccttcCGGCCCCCTGGACCTTAAGTGGCCACACAGGACTCATGGGGGCGCAGCCTCGCTCCCCGGCACGGGCAGGACTCGGCGCGTCCCCGGCCGCTGGGCTGTGGCCCTGGGCACTGGCACGGGAGTCTCCAATgggcagcagcggccccaggccccagcaggcAGGGACCCGGAGGCCCAGCGCTCCCAGCCGCCCCCCACCAGTGCCCTGGAGAAGGCCGATTCCAGCTCGTCGTcgtcctcctcctgctcctcctcctcgtcatcctcctcctcctcccagcaggCAGCGCCCCCTGGGGGCGGGGAcagcaacccctgccccctgcgCTCGCCAGACCTGGATATTTATGATCCCTTCCACCCAACGGACGAGGACAACCCCGGCGGGGACTTTGGCTATGCAGCCTCGCCCGGCAAGCAGCAGGACCAGAAATACGACCCCTTCGACCCCACTGGCTCCAACCCCAGCTCCTcccgcagcagcccctcccccgacgaggaggaggaagaggaagaggaggaagaagaggacgaCGCCGCGGCTGCCCCCCGGCCCGACATGTCCCACAGCATCAGCCGCATCTCGGAGACCCTGGCCGGCATCTACGATGAGAACAGCTTGAGCCAGGACTTCCCCggctcggagaaggggcgggaggAGGCGGAGCCCAGCGAGGCACCAGTGGCTGGTGGCCGGCGCCCCGAAAAGGAGCTGGCGGCCGGGGCCGACTCCACCCTGCCCGAGGAGGAGAACGCGTCGGAGCAATCGGATGGGGCCCCTGAGCCACCCCCGGAGCCACGGCGCCGTGTCTTCGTGGTGGACCTGGCCAGCAAGAGCCGCTCGGAGGCGGAGGCCAACCCCAAGCTGGAGGGGAAGGTGTCGCTGGAGGTGGTGACGGCTGGAAACCCCAAGGCACCAGCACGGGGGGAGAAGGGCCCTAAGGCGGGCCGGCACCGGGGCGGGCGGCGCCCCTCTCTGGACTGGGCCGGCGCCGACTCGGAGATCGAGGAAGGTGAGATCGTGCAGCCAGAGGATGAACGCTACAGCCCCATCCGGCTCTTCCGCAGCCGGTGCCGGCCAGTCGAGCAGCGCCCCCTGCGGGTGGCAGAGGGGGACGATTTCCTGTCTCTCCACGCCGACTCGGACGAGGAGGGAGACTTCGGCGAAAGCCAGCCCGAGCCCCGGTGGAAGGCGGCTGCTGACCTGCGGCGCAAGATCCTGACGCAACGCCGCGAGCGGTACCGCCATGACTCACCCAAGCACTCGGGCTCCAGCTCGGGCTCCCGCAAGAAGGCCAAGCGGTCCCGTGAGCGCCGGCCCCCCAAGGCCAAGGAGCCCCGCGCCGGACCCTGGCCCCCCAAAAAGAAATCCAAGTCGCGCTCAAAGTCCAAGGAACGCCGGCGGTCCCGGTCCCGCCGGCGCGGCTCCCGCTCCCGGTCCCGCCGGCGCGGCTCCCGCTCCTGGTCGCCCTCCCTCAGCACCAGCCTGTCGGCCATGGGATCGGAGCGGCGCCGGCGGTCACGGGAGAGGCGGCGGGGCCGGCGCTCGCGCTCAGGGAGCCGGGCGCGGCACAAGGAAAAGCACCGGGACGGTGGCGGtggcaagaagaagaagaagcagcagcgcTCCCGCTCCCGGGAGAAGCGGCCGCCCCGCGACAAGGAGCGCGAGGTGCACGTCCTGGAGGAGCCCAAGGCGGAGGAGCGCCGTCGGGACGCACGCACTGTCGTGCCGCCCTCCATCCAGGACCTCAACGACACCGACCTCTTCACCATCAAGAGGACCATCACAGTCAGCCGGCAGGATGGCTCCCCGGAGCCGGCCAAGCGGGAAGTGCTCTACGACTCGGAGGGGCTGAGCTTCGAGGGCTGCTTCTCAGATCGCGAGCCCGCCGAGGGGCCCCGGCATTCGAGCagcaagggggaaggggggctgcccCGCAAGGAGCGGCCGGAGGAGGAGGCCAAGCCGCCCAAGGAGAAGGAGCGGAAGCGGGGATACACGGAGGAGCGCCCCGCGCCCCGCGAGAAGTCCAAGAAGAGGTTCAAGGAGGCGCCGGGCCGGTCGGCACCCGAGGTGGGCAAGGCGGAGAAGGAGAAGTCGCGGCCGGAGCGGGAGAAGCCCCCCCGGAAAGCCAAGGCTGGGCACAAGGACAGTGGCAAGGCAGGCGGCTCGGGCCGCAAGGTCAAGCTGCAGTCCAAGGTGGCGGTCCTGATCCGCGAGGGCGTCAGCAGCACCACGGTCTCCGGCAAGGAAGGGGGCTCCATCGGCATCAAGTTCAGCCGGGACAAGGAGAGCCGCTCACCCTTCCTCAAGCCGGAGGAGAAGGGGCCTGGGGCCGACGCCAAGGCGGAGCCGGCCAAGGAACCGGGTGTGAAAGCCAAGAAGGTCAAGGGGCTGAAAGCCAAGGCTGGGCTGAAGAAGGCCAAGGGGCCGGGGGCCAAGACCAAGGGGCCCTCGGAggccaagaagaagaagaagctgaAAGCCAAGACGGGGCTGAAGAAGTCCAAGGCggacagctgcagccagggggcCGGGAGcccgcctgcccccgccccggagcCGGCGGAGGGCGCCTGCTCCCCACGCAGCCCCCCGCCCAAGCCGCCGCCCGCCCCGGCCGAGCAGGAACTGACCCCCGACTCGCAGACGGTGGACAGCAGCTGCAAGACGCCCGACGTCTCCTTCCTGCCCGAGGAGGTGGCCGCGCCCGTGCCCGGCGAGCAACAGAGGGCGCCGGCGGGCGAGGCCCAGGCCGACAGCCTCTCCGAGCCCAAGGAGGAGCCCGCTCGtgtcccgcccccgcccccggcccccacAGCCTGGAACTTGCAGGGGGGCGTGGACTGCACCACCAGCAGCGTCCTGGCAC TGACCGCCCTGCTCTTCAAGATGGAGGAAGCCAACCTGGCAAGCCGGGCCAAGGCCCATGAACTGATCCAGGCCACCAACCAG ATCCTGAGTCACACCAAACCCTCCACATCCTTAGCCGGCTCCCAGGTGCCTGCACCGCCTCCCACCCACACGGCCGCCCCCTACCTGCTGCACGGCTCCCtgcccctggtgggctgcagctccacacccccgacccccaccGGGCTGCCTGGCACCCTCGGCCCGGCCTCATCGGGCCCTGGCAGTGGGACGCTCTTTGGCACCGGCTCCGGCAGCGACCTGGGCAAGCGGGACGGGAGCACCAGCTCCGACGGGCGCGGGGACACTGATAAG tACCTGAAGAAGCTGCACACGCAGGAGCGGGCGGTGGAGGAGGTGAAGCTGGCCATCAAGCCCTACTACCAGAAGAAGGAGATCACCAAGGAGGAATACAAGGACATCCTGCGCAAGGCGGTGCACAAG ATCTGCCACAGCAAGAGTGGGGAAATCAACCCAGTGAAGGTGAACAACCTGGTACGGGCCTACGTTCAGCGTTACAAGTACTTCCGGAAACACGGCCGCCGcatggaggaggagccggggggccCCAAGGACCTGGGGGCGCTGGAGAAGGCCTCGCTCCCCATGCCCCCCCTCTGA